From Diospyros lotus cultivar Yz01 chromosome 4, ASM1463336v1, whole genome shotgun sequence, a single genomic window includes:
- the LOC127799756 gene encoding uncharacterized protein LOC127799756: protein MGSRHTRAIPDGICSTNIPAGSYRLLHKVGRSLTFGNHHRKESERDDHGTEFDSDAFRAFCYRWGISLRMASVAYPQANEQAEASNKTILHGLKTRLEKAKGGWADELPSILWAYRTTSRVPTEETPFSLAYGTDALIPVEVDLGSP from the exons ATGGGGTCTAGACATACTAGGGCCATTCCCGATGGCATCTGCTCAACGAATATTCCTGCTGGTAGCTACAGAttacttcacaaagtgggtAGAAGCTTAACCTTTGGCAACCATCATAGAAAAGAAAGTGAAAGGGATG ATCATGGAACAGAATTCGACTCAGATGCGTTCAGAGCTTTTTGTTATCGATGGGGAATCAGCCTAAGAATGGCATCTGTAGCATACCCCCAAGCAAACGAACAAGCCGAAGCAAGCAACAAGACCATACTACACGGCTTAAAGACCCGACTAGAGAAGGCAAAAGGTGGATGGGCCGATGAACTCCCCAGCATCTTGTGGGCATATCGCACAACTAGTCGTGTACCCACCGAGGAAACACCTTTCAGCTTGGCATATGGAACTGACGCCCTTATCCCTGTGGAAGTGGACCTTGGCTCACCCTGA